A part of Longimicrobiales bacterium genomic DNA contains:
- a CDS encoding FeoA family protein, with protein MATSHYVGEIDNLATIRPGEEFEIVRSLLDDAEHRQRFMPGKRWSCRYTGDTIILLVNHTGQTISVRRDVARYVEVQRTRPRSR; from the coding sequence ATGGCCACGTCCCACTATGTGGGCGAAATTGACAACCTCGCGACGATCCGGCCAGGCGAGGAATTCGAGATTGTCAGGTCGCTGCTGGATGATGCAGAGCACAGGCAGCGCTTCATGCCGGGCAAACGGTGGAGCTGCCGCTACACTGGCGATACCATCATCCTGCTCGTGAATCATACGGGCCAGACCATCAGTGTCCGGCGTGATGTGGCGCGATACGTCGAGGTACAGCGTACCAGACCGCGCAGCCGCTAG
- a CDS encoding BON domain-containing protein, translating into MRKAEDVQQDVLDELAWDSAIDAAGIGVAVTDGAVTLSGHVRSYAEKRAAEKAAKRITGVLAVANDLEVRLPGGMQRDDTDIAAAVAAALKWNVTVPQAVSATVQRGWVTLEGEVDWNFQLHAAERAVRDIQGVRGITNSIRLRARAQPEQVKTQIQKAFHRSAQIDADHVNVAIVDGKVTLTGTVRSWSELTEAEHAARTAPGVREVVNNLHVGSFATALI; encoded by the coding sequence ATGAGAAAAGCGGAAGATGTTCAGCAGGACGTGCTGGACGAGCTGGCGTGGGACAGCGCGATCGACGCAGCGGGCATTGGCGTAGCGGTCACGGACGGCGCCGTAACGCTGTCCGGTCATGTGCGCAGCTACGCCGAAAAGCGTGCCGCGGAGAAGGCGGCGAAGCGCATCACGGGCGTACTGGCGGTCGCGAACGATCTGGAGGTGCGGCTGCCAGGTGGTATGCAGCGCGACGATACCGATATTGCCGCCGCCGTTGCAGCGGCACTGAAGTGGAACGTCACTGTGCCGCAGGCAGTGAGTGCGACGGTGCAGCGTGGCTGGGTCACACTCGAGGGAGAGGTCGACTGGAATTTCCAGCTGCATGCGGCGGAACGGGCCGTCCGGGACATCCAGGGTGTGCGTGGCATTACGAACAGCATCCGCTTGAGGGCGCGGGCGCAGCCGGAGCAGGTGAAGACGCAGATACAGAAGGCCTTTCACCGCAGCGCCCAGATTGACGCAGATCACGTCAACGTCGCGATCGTGGACGGTAAGGTCACGCTCACAGGCACAGTGCGTTCCTGGTCCGAGCTGACGGAGGCGGAGCATGCGGCGCGCACGGCGCCGGGCGTTCGAGAAGTGGTCAACAATCTGCACGTGGGGAGCTTCGCGACGGCGCTCATCTAG
- a CDS encoding HAD family hydrolase: MSHVFPVVAVDFDGTIAEHDRPDATALDAIDELRANGRRVLLCTGRRLENLHAVFPEVDLHFDAVVAENGGVVAIDSVIVHVADGLPPELGTALSRAGVPYRAGHVLLATEAVHDEVVLREIERLGLEAQLVYNRGALMILPAGVSKGAGLLHALALLELSRHSAIGIGDAENDHSLLRACEIGVAVGNAVPGLRTHADLCLTEPDGAGVAAFLRGPVLHGDVEVHPDRWHVELGRTADGEPARLPGSRINVLIAGASCSGKSHLAGLLIERLVALEYNVCVLDAEGDHVALDRLPGVIRVGGTEPLPSPTRLAALLRNRLSSVVADLSLLGATEKREYCREALAALCDLRQDRGLPHWVVIEEADQLLGADMLPRATDDVRSVGCCLITHRPALLHEHTLSNLHAVIALPGAERYAHIPFSDGGTDAASKQPFVLKPGQALLALDEAVLTFETATRALPHVRHHHKYLYAQVPPERRFFFGPHDGGSAAGNIAEFRAGIGTVAGDILRAHITAGDFSRWTRDVLADDELGGRLRGIERWFITDPVADPELARSAVVAAITDRYGNDGTHAASGNAPDQG; this comes from the coding sequence ATGTCGCACGTGTTTCCTGTGGTCGCTGTCGACTTCGACGGCACCATCGCGGAGCATGATCGCCCGGATGCGACCGCGCTCGACGCAATCGACGAATTGCGTGCGAACGGCCGCAGGGTTCTCCTGTGCACCGGCCGGCGTCTGGAGAATCTGCACGCCGTGTTTCCGGAAGTGGACCTTCACTTCGACGCCGTGGTGGCGGAGAACGGCGGCGTCGTCGCGATCGACTCGGTGATCGTGCATGTGGCGGACGGACTGCCGCCTGAGCTCGGCACCGCGCTGAGTCGCGCAGGGGTACCGTATCGCGCCGGTCACGTGCTTCTGGCGACGGAGGCGGTGCACGACGAAGTGGTGCTCCGCGAGATCGAACGGCTGGGGCTCGAAGCGCAGCTGGTGTACAACCGCGGCGCGCTCATGATCCTGCCCGCCGGAGTCTCGAAGGGAGCCGGGCTGCTCCACGCGCTCGCACTGCTGGAGCTGTCGCGACACAGCGCCATAGGGATCGGCGATGCGGAGAACGACCATTCCCTGCTGCGCGCCTGCGAGATCGGGGTCGCTGTCGGCAACGCGGTGCCCGGCCTGCGCACACACGCGGACCTGTGCCTGACGGAGCCGGACGGTGCCGGGGTCGCAGCGTTCCTGCGCGGTCCGGTTCTGCATGGCGACGTCGAGGTTCACCCCGACCGGTGGCACGTGGAGCTGGGTCGCACCGCCGACGGCGAGCCGGCACGTCTGCCGGGCTCCCGCATCAACGTGCTCATCGCTGGCGCAAGCTGCTCGGGCAAGTCGCACCTGGCCGGTCTGCTGATCGAGCGCCTGGTGGCACTCGAATACAACGTCTGCGTTCTCGATGCCGAGGGCGACCATGTCGCTCTCGACCGGCTGCCCGGCGTGATCCGGGTCGGCGGCACCGAGCCACTGCCATCCCCCACGCGGCTGGCCGCACTGCTGCGGAACCGCCTCAGCAGCGTCGTCGCCGATCTGTCGCTGCTGGGCGCAACCGAGAAACGGGAGTACTGTCGCGAGGCTCTGGCAGCGCTGTGCGATCTGCGACAGGACCGGGGACTGCCCCACTGGGTCGTCATTGAAGAGGCGGATCAGCTGCTCGGGGCTGACATGCTGCCTAGGGCAACCGATGACGTCAGGAGCGTCGGATGCTGCCTCATCACGCACCGTCCCGCTCTGCTACATGAGCACACACTCTCGAATCTGCACGCGGTCATCGCACTGCCCGGTGCGGAACGGTATGCCCACATCCCCTTCTCCGACGGGGGTACGGATGCGGCGAGCAAGCAGCCGTTCGTGCTGAAGCCGGGCCAGGCGCTGCTCGCCCTGGACGAGGCGGTGCTGACGTTCGAAACGGCGACGCGCGCGCTGCCGCACGTACGGCATCACCACAAGTACCTGTATGCCCAGGTTCCGCCGGAGCGCCGCTTCTTCTTCGGACCTCACGACGGCGGCAGCGCAGCGGGCAACATCGCGGAATTCAGAGCCGGCATCGGCACGGTCGCGGGCGACATTCTGCGCGCGCATATCACGGCGGGAGATTTTTCGCGCTGGACACGGGATGTCCTTGCGGACGACGAGCTCGGCGGGCGTCTGCGCGGCATCGAGCGCTGGTTCATCACCGATCCCGTCGCGGATCCGGAGTTGGCGCGCAGCGCAGTAGTCGCGGCCATAACCGACCGCTACGGGAACGACGGGACCCATGCAGCCAGCGGTAACGCGCCGGATCAGGGATGA
- the ppsA gene encoding phosphoenolpyruvate synthase: protein MQDGRLLQEHRILIGKAAAMPDTLPAPQAPATEAAQPTTSARSAADDTQAAHDSGTADDMQTADDTQAAPGEGRRPEEPFTAAFQTLRRSDVATAGGKGANLGEMAAAGLPVPDGFVVTVAAFSEFLAASGIEARVNELMEQLNVEDTAALQSTATAIRELVLGAQVPDLVREAVVAAYAQVATSESGQPPFVAVRSSATVEDSTEFSFAGMFESFLNVHGEEGLLSSIRQCWASAFGARVLYYRAKQQVPGEALIAVVVQKMVNSEKAGVLFTMNPATNDASVVVIEAAFGLGEVVVAGQVTPDRYEVDKRTGRLRMSQIGHKEFRLQRAASGENERIDLDDAEADAAVLGADEITTLAQLAARLESHYGVPQDAEWAIESGVSYLVQTRPVTTMTATDTGASEPGHVLARGLAASPGTASGVVRNLPTAADAQQLLTGEILVTAATSPDWVPIMRRAAAIITDAGGMTSHAAIVSRELGIPCVVGTKDGTRVLRSGTLVGVDAARGLVFEGALPAAPDAGVAPLSPAPVQAAAPVTATRVYVNLGDPSRIDEAAALAVDGVGLLRAEFLILDTLEGRHPRLLLESGAGDEFVERMATQLERFAAAFQPRPVVYRAMDFRSNEFRGLEAGDRFEPEEENPMIGYRGCARYIREPELFRLEMAALNQVRARYDNLHLMLPFVRTGREFEKCVAMVRECGLEPGRDFQLWVMAEVPSVIYWLETYVRLGATGVSIGSNDLTQLVLGVDRDSELLAHTFDERDGAVVAAIRAIVAEAHRLGVPCSICGQAPSVYPEYARLLVECGVDSISVTPDAVDRTRANVAAAEQRLLLEHARATDRGGHYPTADAGAA from the coding sequence ATGCAGGATGGCAGGTTACTTCAGGAGCATCGCATCCTGATTGGAAAGGCCGCCGCCATGCCCGACACACTCCCCGCCCCGCAGGCTCCGGCAACAGAGGCCGCACAGCCGACCACAAGCGCACGCTCAGCCGCGGATGACACGCAGGCCGCGCACGACTCCGGGACTGCGGACGACATGCAGACTGCGGATGATACGCAGGCCGCGCCCGGGGAAGGCCGGCGTCCGGAGGAGCCGTTCACGGCGGCCTTCCAGACGCTGCGCCGCAGCGATGTCGCGACTGCTGGAGGAAAAGGCGCCAACCTCGGGGAGATGGCTGCCGCGGGACTGCCGGTGCCGGATGGGTTCGTCGTCACGGTCGCAGCTTTCAGCGAGTTCCTCGCCGCTTCCGGCATCGAGGCACGCGTCAATGAGCTCATGGAGCAGCTGAACGTGGAGGACACGGCGGCGCTCCAGAGCACTGCGACGGCAATCCGCGAGCTGGTGCTTGGTGCACAGGTCCCCGACCTGGTCCGGGAGGCAGTTGTCGCGGCATACGCACAGGTCGCGACGAGCGAGAGCGGACAGCCACCGTTCGTCGCTGTGCGTTCGTCTGCGACCGTCGAAGACTCGACGGAGTTCTCGTTTGCGGGGATGTTCGAAAGCTTCCTGAACGTTCACGGCGAAGAGGGACTGCTGTCGAGCATTCGCCAGTGCTGGGCATCGGCATTCGGCGCGCGTGTCCTGTACTACCGCGCGAAGCAGCAGGTCCCCGGCGAGGCGCTGATTGCCGTTGTTGTGCAGAAGATGGTGAACAGTGAGAAGGCCGGGGTGCTGTTCACGATGAATCCGGCGACGAACGATGCATCGGTCGTGGTGATCGAGGCGGCGTTCGGCCTGGGAGAAGTCGTGGTAGCGGGTCAGGTGACACCCGACCGCTACGAGGTGGACAAGCGCACGGGGCGTCTGCGCATGAGCCAGATCGGACACAAGGAGTTCCGGCTCCAGCGCGCGGCGTCCGGCGAGAACGAGCGCATCGATCTCGATGACGCCGAAGCGGACGCCGCCGTGCTCGGCGCGGACGAGATCACGACGCTCGCGCAACTCGCGGCCCGCCTCGAATCACACTATGGCGTGCCGCAGGACGCGGAGTGGGCGATCGAATCGGGCGTCAGTTACCTCGTGCAGACCCGGCCGGTCACGACCATGACCGCAACCGATACCGGCGCGAGCGAGCCTGGGCATGTCCTCGCCCGCGGCCTCGCGGCCAGCCCCGGTACGGCCTCCGGCGTCGTTCGCAACCTGCCGACTGCCGCGGACGCGCAGCAGCTTCTCACGGGCGAGATCCTGGTGACAGCCGCAACGTCACCGGACTGGGTGCCGATCATGCGTCGTGCGGCCGCCATCATCACGGATGCAGGAGGAATGACATCACACGCCGCCATTGTTTCCCGTGAGCTGGGCATCCCGTGCGTGGTCGGGACGAAGGATGGCACGCGTGTGCTTCGCTCGGGGACGCTCGTCGGTGTCGATGCCGCCAGAGGTCTCGTGTTCGAGGGCGCTCTGCCCGCCGCCCCTGATGCCGGCGTCGCGCCTCTCTCTCCCGCACCCGTACAGGCCGCCGCTCCGGTGACCGCAACCCGCGTTTACGTGAACCTTGGCGACCCATCACGCATCGACGAGGCGGCCGCGCTGGCCGTCGACGGCGTGGGTCTGCTCAGAGCCGAGTTCCTGATCCTCGATACGCTCGAGGGTCGACACCCGCGGCTTCTCCTCGAGAGTGGCGCTGGCGACGAATTCGTCGAACGCATGGCGACGCAGCTCGAGCGCTTCGCTGCCGCGTTCCAGCCGCGACCGGTCGTGTACCGCGCCATGGATTTTCGCTCGAACGAGTTCCGCGGCCTCGAAGCCGGCGACCGTTTCGAGCCGGAGGAAGAAAACCCGATGATCGGGTACCGCGGCTGTGCGCGATACATTCGCGAGCCGGAGCTGTTCAGGCTGGAGATGGCAGCCCTGAACCAGGTTCGAGCCCGCTACGACAACCTGCATCTCATGCTGCCCTTCGTGCGCACCGGCCGCGAGTTCGAGAAGTGCGTCGCCATGGTGCGCGAGTGCGGACTGGAGCCCGGGCGTGACTTCCAGCTGTGGGTCATGGCGGAGGTTCCGTCGGTCATCTACTGGCTGGAAACATACGTGCGGCTCGGAGCAACGGGCGTATCCATCGGCTCCAATGACCTTACGCAGCTCGTGCTGGGCGTCGACCGCGACAGCGAGTTGCTGGCACACACATTCGATGAACGCGACGGCGCCGTCGTGGCCGCGATCCGCGCCATCGTGGCAGAAGCGCACCGGCTGGGCGTGCCGTGCTCCATCTGCGGCCAGGCGCCGTCGGTCTACCCGGAATACGCGCGGCTGCTCGTGGAATGCGGTGTCGATTCGATCTCCGTCACACCCGATGCGGTGGATCGGACACGGGCGAACGTGGCCGCGGCCGAACAGCGGCTGCTGCTGGAACATGCCCGGGCGACTGATCGCGGCGGCCATTACCCGACGGCAGATGCGGGTGCTGCCTGA
- a CDS encoding Hsp20/alpha crystallin family protein — protein sequence MRLTRYRPGFPESAWAQPVFGDNRIQKMLADFIGPQMAEGLGWCPEVDVLENDEEVILRADLPGLSTDDVELEVRDNNLIMKGEKKEEKEEKGSHYRMVERSYGAFERSFTLPTTVDAEQIRAGFENGVLEVHLPKTAKAQGRKVPISGKA from the coding sequence ATGAGACTAACACGCTATCGCCCCGGTTTCCCTGAGTCGGCATGGGCGCAGCCCGTGTTCGGCGACAACCGCATTCAGAAGATGCTGGCCGACTTCATCGGCCCGCAGATGGCCGAGGGACTGGGGTGGTGCCCTGAGGTGGACGTGCTGGAGAATGACGAAGAAGTGATCCTGCGCGCCGACCTGCCCGGCCTGAGCACGGATGACGTGGAGCTGGAGGTCAGGGACAACAACCTGATCATGAAGGGCGAGAAGAAGGAAGAGAAGGAGGAGAAGGGATCGCACTACCGCATGGTCGAACGCTCGTATGGCGCATTCGAGCGGTCGTTCACGCTGCCGACCACGGTGGATGCCGAGCAGATCAGAGCGGGCTTCGAGAATGGCGTGCTCGAAGTGCACCTGCCCAAGACGGCAAAGGCGCAGGGTCGCAAGGTGCCGATCTCCGGCAAGGCATGA
- a CDS encoding calcium-binding protein — MSVQRAALAITITLTLAACEDSITQPEMQQVDGSRFAALTASCAGAPTSRLATDGFNFLYGGPGDDKLMGKGGTDFIYSYAGNDCLIGGPGNDRLFAGAGDDVLIGGDGDDLLDSGPGTSEVLIGGDGNDLIMARSGEASRVSGGSGDDRILVNDGAADVVDCGDGYDEVTIDALDTHTGCEVVTIIP; from the coding sequence GTGTCAGTACAACGTGCAGCACTCGCGATCACAATCACTCTCACACTCGCTGCCTGTGAGGACTCCATCACGCAGCCGGAAATGCAGCAGGTCGACGGCAGCCGGTTCGCGGCGCTCACCGCCTCCTGCGCTGGCGCGCCGACCAGCAGGCTCGCAACCGACGGGTTCAACTTTCTCTATGGCGGACCTGGCGATGACAAGCTCATGGGCAAGGGTGGCACGGATTTCATCTATTCGTATGCGGGCAATGACTGCCTGATCGGCGGACCCGGAAACGATCGCCTGTTCGCCGGCGCCGGCGATGACGTCCTGATCGGCGGTGACGGCGATGACCTGCTCGACTCCGGCCCGGGGACGTCGGAGGTCCTGATTGGCGGCGATGGGAACGACCTCATCATGGCCCGCTCGGGCGAAGCCAGCCGGGTCAGCGGCGGCTCGGGCGACGATCGCATTCTGGTGAACGACGGCGCCGCCGATGTGGTGGATTGTGGTGACGGCTACGACGAGGTCACCATCGACGCGCTGGACACTCACACCGGCTGTGAGGTCGTCACGATCATCCCGTAG
- a CDS encoding endonuclease/exonuclease/phosphatase family protein, whose protein sequence is MSARASAQVATLPVMSFNIRYGTASDGEHAWPLRRGLTLRVIREQGPAVLGVQEALRFQLDEIGAALPHYGEVGVGRTDGVEEGEYSAILYDRNRLAVLDQGTFWLSDTPEVPNSMSWGNRITRIATWARFRDSSTGAMFLVFNTHWDHESQSARERSARLLMERISARRAAGEPVLVMGDFNAGEDNIAFRILLADDGRGGLRLYDTFRAVHPRALDTGTYHAFAGDRSGAKIDAILASPEWRTLDAGIILFSENGLYPSDHFPVTATVELEIVRRAR, encoded by the coding sequence ATGTCCGCACGCGCGTCGGCGCAGGTCGCGACGCTGCCGGTCATGAGTTTCAACATCCGGTACGGCACAGCGTCGGACGGCGAACACGCGTGGCCGCTCCGGCGCGGCCTGACGTTGCGTGTGATCCGGGAACAGGGTCCGGCGGTGCTCGGCGTACAGGAGGCGCTTCGCTTCCAGCTCGACGAGATCGGTGCGGCACTGCCGCATTATGGTGAGGTCGGTGTGGGACGGACGGACGGAGTGGAGGAGGGCGAATACTCCGCGATCCTGTATGACCGCAATCGGCTGGCTGTTCTCGATCAGGGTACGTTCTGGCTGTCCGACACGCCCGAAGTGCCGAACTCGATGTCATGGGGCAACCGCATCACGCGCATCGCGACGTGGGCCAGGTTCCGCGACAGCTCGACGGGCGCGATGTTCCTCGTGTTCAACACACACTGGGATCACGAATCCCAGTCCGCGCGCGAACGTAGTGCGCGCCTTCTGATGGAACGCATCAGCGCACGCCGTGCGGCGGGCGAGCCCGTGCTGGTAATGGGGGACTTCAACGCCGGTGAGGACAACATCGCATTCCGGATCCTTCTGGCCGATGACGGGCGGGGAGGGCTGCGCCTCTACGATACGTTCCGTGCAGTGCACCCGCGCGCACTCGACACGGGGACGTATCACGCGTTTGCGGGTGATCGCTCCGGCGCGAAGATCGACGCGATCCTCGCGTCTCCCGAATGGCGGACACTCGACGCAGGCATCATTCTCTTCAGTGAGAACGGGCTGTATCCGTCCGACCACTTTCCGGTGACCGCGACGGTCGAGCTCGAGATCGTGCGGCGCGCGCGATAG
- a CDS encoding c-type cytochrome, which yields MRAVFVTLISLVAATSGLEAQSAGQKIFQGKGLCYNCHGKDGRGTPLAPNLTDSDWLNIDGSLPAIVALVKAGVPKPLKHPAPMPPMGGAKLSQAEIDAVAAYVKSLSSEKQTR from the coding sequence ATGCGAGCTGTATTCGTGACACTGATCTCACTCGTGGCTGCGACGAGCGGCCTGGAAGCGCAGAGCGCAGGTCAGAAGATCTTCCAGGGCAAGGGCCTCTGTTACAATTGCCACGGCAAGGATGGCCGCGGCACGCCGCTCGCCCCGAATCTGACCGACAGCGACTGGCTGAATATCGACGGCTCGCTTCCGGCTATCGTCGCTCTCGTCAAGGCTGGCGTACCGAAGCCGTTGAAGCACCCCGCGCCCATGCCGCCCATGGGCGGTGCAAAGCTGAGCCAGGCCGAGATAGACGCAGTGGCGGCCTACGTAAAGAGCCTCAGCTCGGAAAAACAGACCCGGTAG
- a CDS encoding efflux RND transporter periplasmic adaptor subunit encodes MKTMSMAAAVAGVALLAGCASDHETVQPGEQAAAPEGVELVVTAAPRMSYLNAAGVVEPLAEATLSTKLMGAVTAVLVQEGDVVASGQPLLRIDARDLNAQRARVEAGQAEAQAVLHEAELHLARMRALYEDDAAPRAQLDAAETGYNRALAGVAAARAGAAELAAVSSYAEVRAPFAGTVVRRMVDRGSFAAPGAPLLVVQDTRRLRVSVSAPPDAVRNLSRGAEVTAVIEGEAVPAIIEGVVPGGAGLFTVNAIVDNPGSRLPATGAATLALPQDMRTTIVIPVDAVRRQGDLTGVHLLRADAVITRWVRLGTTVGDSVEVVSGLRDGDRIIVPAPVPHSANVQAAPAAVAGR; translated from the coding sequence ATGAAGACAATGAGTATGGCGGCGGCAGTCGCCGGCGTGGCGCTGCTCGCGGGATGTGCGAGCGATCATGAGACCGTTCAGCCGGGCGAGCAGGCAGCTGCGCCGGAGGGAGTCGAGCTCGTGGTCACTGCCGCGCCGCGCATGTCTTATCTGAATGCCGCGGGGGTGGTGGAGCCGCTGGCTGAAGCAACGCTCAGCACGAAGCTGATGGGTGCGGTCACGGCCGTGCTCGTGCAGGAAGGCGATGTCGTGGCTTCGGGTCAACCACTGCTGCGCATCGATGCGCGCGACCTGAATGCGCAGCGTGCCCGCGTCGAGGCCGGACAGGCGGAGGCGCAGGCAGTGCTGCACGAGGCGGAGCTGCACCTGGCACGCATGCGTGCGCTCTACGAAGACGACGCGGCCCCGCGTGCCCAGCTCGACGCTGCCGAGACCGGCTACAACCGCGCGCTCGCGGGTGTCGCGGCTGCACGTGCCGGCGCGGCCGAGCTCGCCGCCGTTTCATCCTATGCAGAGGTGCGCGCCCCGTTCGCGGGCACGGTCGTCCGGCGCATGGTCGATCGCGGCAGCTTCGCGGCGCCGGGCGCGCCGCTGCTCGTGGTTCAGGATACGCGCCGTCTGCGTGTGTCGGTCAGCGCACCGCCCGACGCCGTGCGCAACCTGTCTCGCGGTGCGGAGGTCACGGCCGTGATCGAGGGTGAAGCTGTGCCCGCGATCATCGAAGGTGTCGTCCCCGGTGGGGCGGGTCTGTTCACCGTGAACGCCATCGTCGACAACCCCGGCTCCCGGCTGCCCGCCACCGGCGCGGCCACGCTCGCGCTCCCGCAGGACATGCGTACCACGATCGTCATCCCGGTCGACGCCGTTCGGCGGCAGGGTGACCTGACGGGCGTCCATCTGCTGCGCGCTGATGCCGTGATCACTCGCTGGGTGCGTCTCGGAACCACAGTCGGCGATTCGGTCGAGGTGGTGAGCGGCCTGCGCGATGGTGATCGCATCATCGTCCCGGCACCCGTACCCCACTCCGCGAACGTTCAGGCCGCACCTGCGGCCGTGGCAGGACGGTAG
- a CDS encoding TolC family protein produces the protein MGRTRSPRRVGARAAFASAITIGASGWTLLSAAPASGQQDPVAAVTPAPVQQLLTLAEALQRADEGAYANRIGAGEAAAQAGEGLAAFRGILPTVRLESGYARTTDPIGAFGTTLRQRTITQADFDPARLNHPDATPNYTGGVVLEQPLVNVDAWLGRRAATHATDAREAAASWTLLDTRVNVVRAYFGAVLTAERVETLKVALEAARSHVRQAEAMVEQGVVTRSDALLARVKAGEVETQLIEAQGDASLVKRQLAVLLGAPEDVAFELPRELPASERVQELDALLHEPAGSGAVGGDVSARADVRAAAAGHAAARADVRRAQSAWLPRLNGMARFDWNSPDRPYEGQENWSVGVVASWTPFAGASQLADLRATEGREQVARAQAEAARAQAELEAAAKENAWRVAVERLRIADDAVAQSVEAHRIVTRKYEGGLASVVELLGASAAETEARLRRSHARWDAIVRAAERLQAAGQDPARLAGWSMDS, from the coding sequence ATGGGACGCACCAGGTCGCCCCGACGGGTCGGGGCTCGCGCCGCGTTCGCTTCAGCGATCACGATCGGCGCATCAGGGTGGACGCTGTTGTCGGCCGCGCCGGCGTCGGGGCAGCAGGATCCGGTCGCGGCCGTCACACCGGCTCCGGTGCAGCAGCTGCTGACCCTTGCGGAGGCATTGCAGCGGGCGGACGAGGGAGCGTACGCGAACCGGATCGGGGCAGGGGAGGCGGCAGCGCAGGCGGGCGAAGGTCTGGCAGCGTTCCGGGGGATCCTGCCCACCGTGCGACTGGAGAGCGGCTACGCCCGCACGACGGATCCGATCGGGGCGTTCGGTACGACGCTGCGTCAGCGGACGATTACACAGGCGGACTTCGATCCGGCGCGGCTGAACCATCCGGACGCGACGCCGAACTACACGGGCGGCGTGGTACTGGAGCAGCCATTGGTGAACGTGGACGCGTGGCTGGGACGGCGCGCTGCGACGCACGCCACGGATGCGCGTGAGGCGGCGGCCTCGTGGACGCTGCTGGACACGCGGGTGAACGTAGTGCGGGCGTATTTCGGCGCAGTGCTGACGGCGGAGCGGGTGGAGACGCTGAAGGTGGCGCTGGAGGCGGCGCGCAGCCATGTGCGGCAGGCGGAGGCGATGGTGGAGCAGGGGGTCGTGACGCGCTCGGATGCACTGCTGGCGCGTGTGAAGGCGGGTGAAGTGGAAACGCAGCTGATCGAGGCGCAGGGCGACGCATCGCTCGTGAAGCGGCAGCTGGCCGTGCTGCTCGGTGCGCCGGAGGACGTTGCGTTCGAGCTGCCGCGCGAGTTGCCGGCGAGTGAGCGGGTGCAGGAGCTGGATGCGCTGCTGCATGAGCCCGCCGGCAGCGGAGCGGTGGGCGGCGACGTCTCGGCTCGGGCGGACGTTCGTGCGGCGGCGGCGGGGCATGCCGCGGCGCGTGCGGATGTGCGGCGTGCCCAGTCGGCGTGGCTGCCGCGGCTCAATGGCATGGCGCGCTTCGACTGGAACTCTCCCGACCGTCCATACGAGGGTCAGGAGAACTGGAGTGTCGGCGTGGTGGCGTCCTGGACGCCGTTCGCTGGCGCATCGCAGCTGGCCGATCTCCGGGCGACGGAAGGTCGTGAGCAGGTGGCGCGTGCGCAGGCCGAGGCAGCGCGAGCGCAGGCGGAGCTGGAGGCGGCAGCGAAGGAGAATGCGTGGCGCGTGGCCGTCGAGCGTCTCCGCATCGCGGATGACGCGGTCGCGCAGAGCGTAGAGGCGCACCGGATCGTGACAAGGAAGTACGAGGGCGGTCTTGCATCGGTGGTCGAGCTGCTGGGCGCATCGGCGGCAGAGACGGAGGCGCGGCTGCGCCGGTCGCATGCGCGCTGGGATGCCATCGTGCGCGCTGCGGAACGGCTGCAGGCGGCCGGACAGGATCCGGCGCGTCTCGCCGGCTGGTCAATGGACTCCTGA
- a CDS encoding cytochrome c: protein MRTIRLVVSLLALTAVPAAAQETPAEREGRAVFEMVCAMCHSVAPPAKAAPPISHAAAYYLRKHPSPDSAAAAIVAYLKEPAAERSLLPPHAVERFGLMPSQGHLSNDQLGAVARYVLTLADTAHGGGGMQHRGGGMPHNGTGH from the coding sequence ATGCGCACTATTCGCCTGGTGGTTTCACTGCTTGCACTGACTGCCGTTCCGGCCGCGGCACAGGAAACGCCTGCGGAGCGCGAGGGTCGTGCGGTCTTCGAGATGGTGTGTGCAATGTGTCATTCCGTGGCTCCGCCCGCGAAGGCGGCACCGCCGATCTCCCACGCCGCCGCGTACTACCTGCGTAAGCATCCGTCTCCCGACAGCGCGGCAGCCGCGATCGTCGCCTATCTGAAAGAGCCTGCCGCGGAACGCTCGCTCCTGCCCCCGCACGCGGTGGAGCGTTTCGGCCTGATGCCGTCCCAGGGGCACCTGTCGAACGATCAGCTCGGCGCCGTCGCGCGCTATGTGCTCACGCTCGCCGACACCGCTCATGGCGGCGGAGGAATGCAACACCGCGGTGGTGGAATGCCGCACAACGGTACCGGCCACTGA